In one window of Panthera uncia isolate 11264 chromosome F2, Puncia_PCG_1.0, whole genome shotgun sequence DNA:
- the SDR16C5 gene encoding epidermal retinol dehydrogenase 2 — MASNLKFTKELITFLGKAVIALLETLIFTFIPRPRKNVAGEIVLITGAGRGLGRLLALRFAHLGSVLVLWDVNKEGNEETCRMAREAGATRVYGYTCDCSQKEEIYRVAEQVKKEVGDVSILINNAGVVTGGDFLNCPDDLVEKSLDVNFKAHLWTYKCFLPAMIANDHGHLVCISSSAGLIGVNKLADYCASKFAAYGFAESVFIETIVQKLKGVKTTIVCPFFINTGMFEGCSTVRPFLLPILEPEYVVEKIVDAILKEKVYLYVPRFLYFVMVLKSVLPVKIALLLSDFMGVFNIMDGFVCKKKKH; from the exons ATGGCTTCCAACCTGAAGTTCACCAAGGAATTGATCACCTTCTTAGGAAAAGCAGTGATTGCTCTTCTGGAGACCCTGATTTTCACCTTCATCCCCAGACCACGGAAGAACGTTGCCGGTGAAATCGTGCTCATCACCGGTGCTGGGAGAGGACTGGGAAGGCTCTTGGCCCTCAGATTTGCCCACCTCGGATCGGTGCTGGTTCTCTGGGATGTCAACAAGGAGGGGAACGAGGAAACATGCAGGATGGCTCGGGAAGCCGGAGCCACAAGAGTCTATGGCTACACTTGCGACTGCagccaaaaggaagaaatataccGAGTGGCCGAGCAG GTTAAAAAAGAAGTCGGCGATGTCTCCATCCTGATCAACAATGCCGGAGTTGTGACAGGCGGCGATTTCCTCAACTGCCCAGATGACCTGGTAGAAAAGTCTTTAGATGTGAATTTCAAAGCGCATTTATGG ACGTATAAATGCTTTCTACCTGCTATGATAGCTAATGATCATGGCCATTTGGTTTGCATTTCAAGTTCAGCTGGATTAATTGGAGTAAATAAACTGGCAG ATTACTGTGCAAGTAAATTTGCAGCCTATGGATTTGCTGAATCTGTATTTATAGAAACAATAGTCCAGAAACTAAAGGGGGTCAAGACCACTATTGTGTGCCCATTTTTTATAAACACTGGAATGTTTGAAGGTTGTTCTACTGT CCGTCCTTTTCTGTTACCGATTCTGGAACCAGAATACGTGGTTGAAAAGATAGTCGATGCTATCCTGAAAGAGAAAGTGTACTTATATGTGCCAAGGTTTTTATACTTCGTAATGGTTCTTAAAAG TGTCTTGCCTGTCAAGATAGCGTTGCTTCTGTCTGACTTTATGGGCGTCTTTAACATAATGGATGGCTTCGtttgcaagaaaaagaaacactaa